The sequence below is a genomic window from Selenomonas ruminantium subsp. lactilytica TAM6421.
ATCCTCAACAACCTGACAGCCAACGCCGTGGAGGCCATTGAAAAGCACGGTACCATAACCCTGACCATCGTCGGCGGCACCGGCGACGGCAGGTTGAAGATAACCCTGGAGAACACCGGCAGCTTCATCCCCCCCCGACGCCTGGAGCGCGTCTTCGCCCCCGGTTATACCACGAAATTCGACTCCACCGGCAAAGCCTCCAGCGGCGTAGGCCTTACCTATGTCAAACACCAGACCGAAACCCTGGGCGGGACGATCGAACTGACCTCTGACGGCAAAGACAATGTAACCTGTCATTTAGACTTACCATGTCAAAAACTGCATAAGCCCGCCACCTCATCCGTCACGCTGCGCGTGCCACCTTCTACCCCAAAGGGCACATGCCCTCCAGAGGAAGGCTTAACAAAAAGCAAAGGAGAAAACCCTTCATGAATATTATGCTGATAGACGATGACGATGCCGTCCGCATGATGCTGCAGGACATCATCGAAGACTACAACCTCGGCGACGTAACCGCTTCCCTGCCCACCGCATTGGAACTAAGCACGGAAATGCTGCTGAGCCAGCATATCGACATCCTGATCATCGACATGCTGATGCCCGGCCTCGACGGCATCCAGGCCGTCAGCCGCATCAAAGACACGTTCCCCGGCAAGATTATCATGCTCTCCCAGGTTGAAAGCAAAGACCTCGTCGGCAAGGCCTACGAGAAAGGCATTGACTACTACATCATGAAACCCCTGAACCGCAACGAGATTGTCAGCGTCCTCAAAAACGTCAGCGAACACCTGCGGCTCGAGTCCTTTGCCCACAACCTGCAAAACTCCCTGCTGAGCCTCAATCCGCAAAATCCCGCTGCG
It includes:
- a CDS encoding sensor histidine kinase is translated as MDKEIFFRTHVPAGLPPLHSFMLLSILNNLTANAVEAIEKHGTITLTIVGGTGDGRLKITLENTGSFIPPRRLERVFAPGYTTKFDSTGKASSGVGLTYVKHQTETLGGTIELTSDGKDNVTCHLDLPCQKLHKPATSSVTLRVPPSTPKGTCPPEEGLTKSKGENPS